The following are encoded together in the Panicum virgatum strain AP13 chromosome 6K, P.virgatum_v5, whole genome shotgun sequence genome:
- the LOC120711423 gene encoding factor of DNA methylation 5-like: MAHNRQMGYATECSSDESSELSETDIDDYAEKSYLDLKSGKLVARLASDRFRCPFCPGKKKQDYRYNELLQHAVGVGASNRAAKVKANHQALAKLLKEDHADAAATLAPRQALALSNPPKPVKDQEVFVWPWMGILTNVPVEQTQGGGAILLKQLADFKPLRYTAVYGSNGYTGYGIVLFTKDWIGLKNALAFQNFFTSQRLGKMDWKETKRHGKYVFGWLAKEEDYKSDDPVGVFLSANGDLKTVSDLEQEMSSKTDNLIANLAQQITAKSKYLQELECKCNQMNLALQRAMEETDLLHMRYNEEMRNMESATREHTQRVFQETDKLRKQLVQKESYIQRRSRQLNELVAQTDMERRKLEEERKKNADENGSLNMARIEQQKADECALKLLEKHKKEKEAAFNKMLQLERQVDEKQKLELDIEQLKGKLEVVKHMEGEGVDVKKRSEELTAKLNERIEEMEDLEDLNQTLVIKERMTNDEIQDAKKELIAGLSDLLGPRSNIRIKRMGELDEKPFLLACKQRYGDHAEMEAVKLCSLWQEHLKDPNWHPFKIVTTGPTAEQVINDKDEKLVSLKEQLGEDVYKAVTTALLEINEYNASGSYVVSELWNNKENRKADITEVIQHVLKQWKAQKRRR; this comes from the exons GTATGCAACGGAGTGCAGCTCTGATGAGTCATCAGAACTAAGTGAAACAGACATTGATGACTATGCTGAGAAGTCGTACTTGGACCTGAAGTCTGGCAAGCTTGTGGCAAGGCTGGCCAGTGACAGGTTCAGGTGTCCATTCTGTCCAGGAAAGAAGAAGCAGGACTACCGTTACAATGAGCTGCTTCAGCATGCTGTTGGGGTGGGAGCATCCAACCGTGCTGCAAAGGTTAAGGCAAATCACCAGGCTCTGGCCAAACTCCTCAAAGAGGACCATGCTGATGCAGCAGCCACATTGGCACCACGACAGGCTCTTGCACTGAGTAACCCTCCAAAGCCAGTGAAAGATCAGGAAGTGTTTGTTTGGCCGTGGATGGGTATCCTCACAAATGTTCCGGTCGAACAAACACAGGGGGGTGGAGCCATACTGTTGAAGCAGTTAGCTGATTTCAAACCCTTGAGATATACTGCTGTATATGGTTCAAATGGGTATACTGGTTATGGGATTGTCCTCTTCACCAAGGACTGGATTGGGCTCAAGAATGCCTTAGCATTCCAGAACTTTTTCACGTCACAACGCTTGGGTAAAATGGACTGGAAGGAGACAAAGCGGCATGGAAAGTATGTGTTTGGATGGCTGGCGAAAGAGGAGGATTACAAATCAGATGATCCAGTTGGTGTGTTCTTATCAGCAAATGGTGATCTGAAAACAGTTTCTGATCTGGAACAGGAGATGTCCAGCAAAACTGACAATCTCATAGCTAATTTGGCACAACAGATTACTGCTAAAAGCAAGTATCTGCAGGAGCTAGAGTGCAAATGTAATCAAATGAATCTCGCCCTTCAAAGAGCCATGGAAGAAACGGACTTGCTGCACATGCGTTATAATGAAG AGATGCGTAATATGGAGTCTGCCACCCGAGAACATACACAGAGAGTTTTTCAAGAGACTGATAAGCTGAGAAAACAGTTGGTTCAGAAAGAGAGTTACATCCAAAGGAGATCCAGGCAACTAAATGAATTAGTTGCTCAAACCGACATGGAAAGAAGAAAACTGGAGGAAGAGCGGAAAAAG AATGCTGACGAAAATGGTTCCCTCAACATGGCTCGAATTGAGCAACAAAAAGCTGATGAATGTGCACTAAAGCTCCTTGAGAAACACAAG AAAGAGAAAGAGGCTGCTTTCAACAAAATGCTGCAGTTAGAAAGGCAGGTGGATGAAAAGCAAAAGCTGGAGCTAGATATTGAACAACTTAAAGGCAAACTGGAGGTGGTGAAACACATGGAGGGAGAGGGTGTTGATGTGAAGAAACGGTCCGAGGAGCTGACAGCAAAACTGAATGAAAGAATCGAGGAGATGGAAGACCTGGAAGATCTCAATCAAACTCTTgttattaaagaaaggatgACTAATGATGAGATTCAAGATGCGAAGAAAGAGCTGATTGCG GGTTTGTCGGACTTACTAGGTCCTCGTAGCAACATTAGAATCAAGAGGATGGGTGAACTGGATGAGAAGCCCTTTCTGCTAGCTTGCAAGCAAAGGTATGGAGACCATGCTGAAATGGAAGCAGTTAAACTTTGCTCGTTGTGGCAAGAGCACCTGAAGGACCCAAATTGGCATCCTTTCAAGATAGTGACCACAGGCCCAACGGCAGAG CAAGTCATTAATGACAAGGATGAGAAACTGGTGAGCTTGAAGGAGCAGCTCGGTGAAGACGTCTACAAGGCTGTGACTACAGCATTGCTGGAGATCAATGAGTACAACGCTAGCGGCAGCTATGTGGTATCTGAACTCTGGAACAACAAAGAGAACCGGAAGGCAGACATAACCGAAGTAATACAGCATGTCCTGAAGCAATGGAAGGCACAGAAGCGTCGAAGATAG
- the LOC120711424 gene encoding uncharacterized protein LOC120711424, producing the protein MQRGSPQLDYVLVPLGLALMLGYHLWLLLRIRRRPETTVIGINAINRRIWVRHIMEEPSGKHAVLAVQTMRNSIMASTVLASVAITLSSLVAALMASGAARGLFSAGSSGSSSSLAVGAAAGEAALTAKFFAVLVCFLAAFLLNVQSIRYYSHTGLLVNVPLAAHRRPASAVGYVTGALNRGFYFWSLGVRAYYFSCPIFLWLFGPIPMCAACVAMVASLYFLDVYTDWDKDDGAGAGAGAGDGHGGGERMTGASGRLMPVELEGV; encoded by the coding sequence ATGCAGAGGGGTTCGCCGCAGCTGGACTACGTGCTGGTGCCGCTGGGCCTGGCGCTGATGCTGGGGTACCACCTCTGGCTGCTCCtccgcatccgccgccgcccggagaCCACCGTCATCGGCATCAACGCCATCAACCGCCGCATCTGGGTGCGCCACATCATGGAGGAGCCCTCCGGGAAGCACGCCGTGCTGGCGGTGCAGACGATGCGCAACAGCATCATGGCCTCCACCGTGCTCGCCTCCGTCGCCATCACGCTCAGCTCCCTTGTCGCCGCGCTCATGgccagcggcgccgcccgcggcctCTTCTCCGCCGGCTCCAGCGGCTCGAGCAGCAGCCTCgccgtgggcgccgccgccggcgaggccgcgcTGACCGCCAAGTTCTTCGCGGTGCTCGTCTGCTTCCTCGCCGCCTTCCTTCTCAACGTGCAGTCCATCCGGTACTACAGCCACACGGGGCTCCTCGTCAacgtgccgctcgccgcgcaccgccgcccggCGAGCGCCGTCGGGTACGTCACGGGGGCGCTCAACCGGGGCTTCTACTTCTGGTCCCTCGGCGTCCGCGCCTACTACTTCTCCTGCCCGATCTTCCTCTGGCTCTTCGGGCCCATCCCCATGTGCGCCGCCTGCGTCGCCATGGTCGCCTCGCTCTACTTCCTCGACGTCTACACGGACTGGGACAaggacgacggcgccggcgccggggccggggccggtgACGGACACGGTGGCGGGGAAAGGATGACGGGCGCCAGCGGCAGGCTGATGCCTGTAGAACTAGAAGGCGTGTGA
- the LOC120713169 gene encoding F-box/kelch-repeat protein At5g26960-like yields MPNPIRAAPAPLPCLPPVLAAAAACSLERPDEARWRWAGAERTRLRGVEASGSRGFVHLRRAHGRLRPCLLAVSVSSAHGAAGTFARGLLKLGTSSRPELEVAALPVPPPLLHCAGSSAFAHTHAVALGSEVFLIGRGATLRVDALTGAARACVPTLFPRKKFAAAAVGWRIYIASGSVRTTAVEEYDPAADTWRVVAEAPWRRYGCAGAAAGSVFYVAGGLAVSGHPVGEGAAPRALEVHACAGSVDALHVASGAWAWSARQRAVPGGGCVVGTCGAGDGHLYVVAGRPRGREGQAAARCGGGQAVRQSCVGGRWRSGRGRRTGGAQQGHGRGAVRRRNLASSSAAGGKGKKRKRVADK; encoded by the coding sequence ATGCCCAACCCTATCCGCGCAGCAcccgcgcccctcccctgcctccctcccgttctcgccgccgccgccgcctgctccctcGAGAGGCCCGATGAGGCACGGTGGAGGTGGGCGGGGGCAGAGCGCACGCGGCTGCGCGGCGTGGAGGCGAGCGGGTCGCGCGGCTTCGtccacctccgccgcgcccaCGGGCGCCTCCGCCCTTGCCTCCTCGCTGTCTCCGTCTCCTCCGCCCACGGCGCCGCTGGCACCTTCGCTCGCGGGCTGCTCAAGCTTGGCACCTCCTCCCGCCCCGAACTCGAGGTCGCCGCGCTGCCCGTGCCTCCGCCGCTCCTGCATTGCGCAGGCTCCTCTGCGTTCGCACACACGCACGCCGTTGCGCTGGGTAGCGAGGTGTTCCTCATCGGCCGTGGCGCCACGCTGCGGGTGGACGCGCTCACGGGCGctgcgcgcgcgtgcgtgccCACGCTGTTCCCGCGGAAGAagttcgccgccgcggccgtgggCTGGCGGATCTACATCGCGAGCGGCTCGGTGCGCACCACGGCGGTCGAGGAGTACGACCCGGCCGCCGATACGTGGCGCGTCGTGGCGGAGGCGCCGTGGCGGAGGTACGGGTGCGCGGGGGCCGCCGCAGGCAGCGTGTTCTACGTCGCCGGCGGGTTGGCGGTGTCCGGTCACCCCGTCGGGGAGGGCGCCGCCCCACGCGCGCTCGAGGTACACGCGTGCGCCGGGTCGGTGGACGCGCTGCATGTGGCGTCGGGCGCGTGGGCGTGGTCGGCGCGGCAGCGGGCGGTGCCCGGCGGCGGGTGCGTTGTGGGCACGTGCGGCGCTGGGGACGGCCACCTCTACGTGGTGGCGGGCCGGCCGCGCGGCAGAGAAGGGCAAGCGGCCGCGCGGTGCGGAGGCGGGCAGGCTGTGCGGCAGAGCTGCGTAggtgggcggtggcggagcGGGCGGGGCAGACGCACGGGCGGTGCGCAGCAGGGCCATGGCCGAGGCGCCGTGCGGCGGCGCAATTTGGCCAGTAGTAGCGCAGCAGGAGGgaaggggaagaagaggaaaagagtGGCTGACAAATAG